In a genomic window of Corynebacterium coyleae:
- a CDS encoding metal-dependent transcriptional regulator produces the protein MSVSELSTSTQNYLKAIWGLKEWSSEPVTATLIAKQLGLKLSSVSDAVRKMSKQGLVSHTPYGSVELTELGRQYALVMVRRHRLLESFLVQALDYTWDEVHDEAENLEHAVSDMLIERVDKFLNYPTRDPHGDPIPTVDGQVTIPSAHRLTDSGAQPQVTVERISDSDPQLLAFLKEQGIVIGAVLTTREGTPFSESLEVQVADSTQWVVLGRPATDAVFVAHHSL, from the coding sequence ATGTCTGTTTCTGAGCTGTCCACCAGTACCCAGAACTATTTGAAAGCTATCTGGGGGCTAAAGGAATGGTCATCCGAGCCCGTTACCGCCACACTTATAGCGAAACAGCTGGGACTCAAGCTCTCCTCGGTCTCCGATGCAGTGCGCAAAATGTCGAAGCAAGGGCTCGTGTCACACACGCCCTATGGCTCTGTGGAGTTAACCGAACTTGGCAGGCAGTACGCATTGGTCATGGTGCGCCGCCACCGATTGCTTGAGTCTTTTTTGGTTCAAGCATTGGATTATACGTGGGACGAGGTCCATGATGAAGCCGAAAATCTTGAACACGCGGTGTCTGACATGCTCATAGAGCGCGTGGATAAGTTCCTCAATTACCCCACTAGGGATCCACACGGCGACCCTATCCCTACGGTTGATGGACAGGTCACTATCCCCAGTGCGCACCGTCTCACCGACAGCGGCGCACAACCGCAGGTGACCGTGGAACGCATTTCTGATTCCGACCCACAACTGCTGGCCTTCCTCAAAGAGCAAGGCATCGTCATTGGGGCTGTTCTTACCACGCGCGAAGGAACGCCCTTTTCAGAATCGCTCGAAGTACAGGTAGCCGACAGTACTCAGTGGGTAGTACTTGGGCGTCCAGCTACGGACGCAGTGTTTGTAGCACACCACAGCCTGTAG
- the nrdI gene encoding class Ib ribonucleoside-diphosphate reductase assembly flavoprotein NrdI yields the protein MSDSPDLVYFSSVSENTKRFVERLDRPAVRIPLRPKKTGMIQVSHPYVLIVPTYGGGSLKRAVPKQVIDFLNDPINRSFIRGVITSGNTNFGSAYCVAGRIISAKCHVPELYHFELLGTQKDVAAVKQGLHKFWEQQSN from the coding sequence ATGTCAGACTCACCAGATTTGGTGTACTTTTCTAGCGTTTCTGAAAACACAAAAAGATTCGTCGAACGCTTAGATAGACCCGCAGTGCGCATTCCACTGCGGCCCAAGAAAACCGGAATGATCCAGGTTTCACACCCGTACGTACTCATCGTTCCAACCTACGGCGGTGGCTCGCTCAAACGCGCAGTCCCCAAACAGGTCATCGACTTCCTCAATGACCCAATCAACCGTTCCTTTATCCGGGGCGTGATTACCTCAGGCAATACCAACTTCGGAAGCGCTTACTGCGTCGCCGGCCGAATCATTTCCGCTAAGTGCCACGTTCCAGAGCTGTATCACTTCGAGCTACTCGGCACGCAGAAGGACGTTGCCGCTGTAAAACAGGGCCTTCACAAGTTTTGGGAGCAGCAAAGCAACTAA
- a CDS encoding IS3 family transposase: MNSKLKGPNKLWVADITYVRTKKGFVYAAFVTDVYSRRIVGWALSDSMRTEALPLQALNQAIVCAEETTGLIHHSDHGSQYVSVVYNERLTQHGITASTGTVGDSYDNALAENVNGSYKNELIHTRRWNDVVEVEIATFEWVSWWNETRLHQSLGYRTPVEVETEFWKQNPPQAKIEIKANA, translated from the coding sequence GTGAATTCAAAGCTTAAGGGCCCGAATAAACTGTGGGTGGCCGACATTACGTATGTGCGCACGAAGAAAGGCTTTGTGTACGCCGCGTTTGTCACCGACGTTTACTCTCGACGGATCGTTGGGTGGGCGTTATCAGATTCCATGCGCACCGAAGCACTGCCGTTGCAAGCTCTCAACCAGGCGATCGTGTGTGCTGAGGAAACAACAGGTCTCATTCACCATTCGGATCACGGATCGCAGTACGTCAGCGTGGTCTACAACGAGCGACTTACCCAACACGGCATTACAGCTTCCACCGGAACTGTCGGTGACTCCTACGACAATGCTCTTGCTGAAAACGTCAACGGATCCTACAAGAACGAGCTGATCCATACCCGCAGGTGGAATGACGTTGTCGAGGTAGAAATCGCGACGTTCGAGTGGGTGTCATGGTGGAACGAGACAAGGCTTCACCAAAGCTTGGGATACCGAACCCCGGTCGAGGTCGAAACCGAATTTTGGAAGCAGAACCCGCCCCAAGCAAAAATAGAAATCAAGGCAAACGCCTAG